The following DNA comes from Massilia sp. KIM.
GTCGCGAGCTGCTGCTTGCCCTCGACGGTGCTGATTTCCGAGGCCTTCTTGCCCGACAGGAGGAGCAGCACGCGGTTGCGCACCACGGCCATGTTGTCCTTGACGAGCTGGGACTGCTCGGCGCCCGCCACCTGCAGGGTGAACTGCACCTGCAGGTATTGCTCGCCGTTCTCGGGCTGCAGGTTGACCGTGAAGGCCTCCACCGGCACGAATTCGGACTTGGCTTCAGGATCCTTCTTTTTCTTCTTCTTGCTTTCCTTGGCCGGTTCCTCGGCATGCTCGGCCGCCGCCGACTGGGTGAAGTACCAGCCGCCGCCGGCGCCGGCGCCCAGCACCAGCACCGCCGCGGCGATGATGATGATCAGCTTCTTCTTCCCGCCCGCCGGTGCTGCTGCCGCCGCGTCGGCCTTGGGATCAGCTTTCATTTTCGGATTCGCTTTCAAGATGTCTCTTACTGCCTAGTGGATCGTTACCGTCATTATGGCATTGTCGCGGAAAGATGCACCCGGGCAAGCCTCGAAAAGAGGCCGGAAGGGCTGGCATTCCGCGCGTTTGTTGCGTCCGGGCGATGACGGGTTGTTAAGGGCGGCCGAACGCGCCGCCGACGTATGGATAGACCGACAATCAGGCGAAGGTGTCGACCATGCCGCTGTCGCCCAGGGCGACCGTGCGGGTGGCGCGCGGTGCGGCAGCCTCGGCCGTGCCCTGGGCGGCGCCGTCGCGGCCATTGCCGCCCACGCCGCCGCCGTGGCCGGCGCTGCGGCGCTCGCCATCCTGGGGCGCCTGGCGGCCGTCCGGCACGCCGGCGTCGACCGTCGCGTTGCCGAGGGCGATGCCGCTCTCGCTCATCATTTCACGCAGGCGCGGAAGGGCGTTTTCCAGGGCTTGGCGCACTTCCGCCTGGCTGGAGGAGAACTGCACGCTGGCCTGGTCGTTGCTCACGTTCAGCACCACCTGGACCGGGCCGAGGTCGGGCGGGTTCAGGGTCAGGGTGGCGGCCTGTTCCTTGCCGACCATGTAGACGATGCGCTGGCTGACCTGGTTGTCCCAGGCCTGGGTGCCCACGCGCGCCGGGATGCGGTCGCCCGGCGCCGCGGCCGGATTCTGGACGGCTTCCAGCTTGGCCGCCTGGGCCTGCAGCTGGGTGACCGACGGGGCCGGCGCTTCGGTTTGCGGCGCGGCGTCCTGGCCGGCCTG
Coding sequences within:
- the fliL gene encoding flagellar basal body-associated protein FliL — protein: MKADPKADAAAAAPAGGKKKLIIIIAAAVLVLGAGAGGGWYFTQSAAAEHAEEPAKESKKKKKKDPEAKSEFVPVEAFTVNLQPENGEQYLQVQFTLQVAGAEQSQLVKDNMAVVRNRVLLLLSGKKASEISTVEGKQQLATEIQEAVKQPFEKDGDEQDVTDVLFTSFIIQ